From Campylobacterota bacterium:
TCCCAGTTCGAGCATGCGGTTCTGAAGTACATCAAGGCGCTCTTCACGCTGTGATCCACCAATTAGTTCACCAATGCCGGGCACAAGCATGTCCATGGCTGCAACCGTTTTACCATCTTCGTTTGCACGCATGTAAAATGATTTAATCTCTTTAGGATAGTCGTACACCATGACTGGAGCTTTGCAATGTTGTTCAGCCAGGTAGCGTTCATGTTCAGCTTGTAGGTTTACACCCCACGCAACAGGATATTCAAACGACTTGCCTGAGGCGAGCAAAATATCAATAGCCTCGGTGTAAGATAAACGCTTACATGGTGTGTGTGCAACGTGTTCAAGCTGCTCAAATAAATCTTTTTTGTATTGTTTTTGAAAAAACTCAAGATCAGGTTGATTGTGCTCAAGGACGTATTTGACGATGTACTGCAGGTACTGCTGCGCGCAGTCCATGTCATCGTCAAGATCGGCAAACGCTAGCTCAGGTTCAATCATCCAAAATTCGGCGAGGTGTCGTGGAGTGTTTGAGTTTTCAGCGCGAAAGGTTGGGCCAAAGGTGTAAACGTCTGAAAGCGCACAGGCATACGTTTCAACATTAAGTTGGCCAGAAACGGTTAGATAGGCTTGCTTGGCAAAAAAATCGTCGGCAAAATTGACACCTTTTTTGAGTTGCTCTGGTTTGTTAACCAATGTGGTGACGGTAAACAGTTCACCAGCGCCTTCACAGTCAGATTCAGTAACAATAGGGGTGTGAATGTATAAAAAGTTTTTTTCTTGAAAAAATTTGTGTGTTGCAAATGAGAGTGCATTGCGTACGCGTGCCACTGCCCCAATGGTGTTGGTGCGTGCCCGTAGGTGGGAGATTTCACGTAAAAATTCGAGAGTATGATGTTTTTTTTGCAAAGGATATGCTTCTTGGTCGCATGTGCCTAGCACTTCTATGTTTTGTGCATGCATTTCAAGTGCTTGGCCCTTGCCCGGGCTTTGGACAATAATTCCGGTAATACTGACTGAACAGCCATTAGCAACTGTCGGAATAACAGTTTCATAGTTGGCAACATTTTTTTCGTCAGCGATAACTTGAAATGGAGCGACTTGAGACCCGTCGTTAATGGCAATAAATGAGAAGCTTTTTTGGTTGCGTACTGACCTGACCCACCCTTTAACGGTTGCTGTTTGGTTAAGGTGTTGTGCACTGATATGGTTTATTTTAACGCGCATCATACTTTTTACACTCAAAAATAAATTAACAATTGTCCTGTTCTGACCTATCTTGTTCAAGATACTGACTTTTACTAACTGGTCAAGCAATGACATAAAAAAGTGCTGGATCAACGCATGTTATCAAGGAATTTTTCATGTGCCAAAACAATATACCGCTCAAACCACAAGATTTTACCGCAAGTGCCTATGTGCTTAGTAAAAATGCTGACAGAATTTTGCTTATGTTGCACAAAAAAATTGGCCTTTGGCTTGCGCCAGGTGGGCATCTTGAAGGTTGGGAAGTGCCCCATGAGGCCGCGCTACGTGAAGTGCGAGAGGAGACGGGTGTGCAGGCACGCATTGTTAACCCTTATTTTGAGCTTGGAGTACATAATAAAATGGAGACGCAGTTGCCTACGCCGCTTTTTGTTTGGGAGCATCGAATTTTTGACCGAGAGACTGGTAAGCAGCAGGTGCACGAACATTTGGATCTGTGTTATTTGGCTCAAGCGTTGGATGAGAGCGTTGTAGTTAATGAGGCTGAATCTGAAGGTGTGCAGTGGTTTACGCTTGAACAGGTGCAGCAGCTTGAAACGACTGAGGCGGTTAAAAAAGTGTGTGCTTTTGTGCTTGGTCAGCTATGTGGTGCAATTGAGCAAAAGGTGACCGGTGCGTCGGCAATAAACATTTAACATAAAAGGCCATCTATTTGAGATGGCCTTTTATTAAGATTGCTTTGTCTGACTATTGCTCTGGGTGAGCTTGCTCTGTGGGTGTTTTTTGTGAGTAAAGATATGCAAACCAGCCCAAGAAATCTAACTGCTGCATAAAAGAAGGTTGGGGTGATTTTTGATCGTTGCTTTGGAGCGGGATACCCTTGAGTTTTGCCAAGAGTTTGGCTGCATGTTTTTTAGCTTTCCCGTCTTTCAGTTTGAGTATCTTACAAATCTGATCAATAGCTGTTTCTATCTGTTTTT
This genomic window contains:
- the asnS gene encoding asparagine--tRNA ligase gives rise to the protein MMRVKINHISAQHLNQTATVKGWVRSVRNQKSFSFIAINDGSQVAPFQVIADEKNVANYETVIPTVANGCSVSITGIIVQSPGKGQALEMHAQNIEVLGTCDQEAYPLQKKHHTLEFLREISHLRARTNTIGAVARVRNALSFATHKFFQEKNFLYIHTPIVTESDCEGAGELFTVTTLVNKPEQLKKGVNFADDFFAKQAYLTVSGQLNVETYACALSDVYTFGPTFRAENSNTPRHLAEFWMIEPELAFADLDDDMDCAQQYLQYIVKYVLEHNQPDLEFFQKQYKKDLFEQLEHVAHTPCKRLSYTEAIDILLASGKSFEYPVAWGVNLQAEHERYLAEQHCKAPVMVYDYPKEIKSFYMRANEDGKTVAAMDMLVPGIGELIGGSQREERLDVLQNRMLELGMELERYQWYLDLRRFGSVKHAGFGLGLERMVQFATGMENIRDVIPFPRTPKHCQF
- a CDS encoding NUDIX domain-containing protein encodes the protein MCQNNIPLKPQDFTASAYVLSKNADRILLMLHKKIGLWLAPGGHLEGWEVPHEAALREVREETGVQARIVNPYFELGVHNKMETQLPTPLFVWEHRIFDRETGKQQVHEHLDLCYLAQALDESVVVNEAESEGVQWFTLEQVQQLETTEAVKKVCAFVLGQLCGAIEQKVTGASAINI